One Proteinivorax tanatarense DNA segment encodes these proteins:
- the istA gene encoding IS21 family transposase: MKRWDMFAKIKENRSRGLNKSQVARLLEIDYKTVSKYWDMEFDEFSELHNTAQSRRKKVDKYKKQILEWIKEYRDMSAAQIYDWLLEKHGELDFKERTLRLYVNKLRKEYDLPKVTSVRQYEEIENLPMGYQAQVDLGEIWLKTHDNKRVKAYCFGMVLSHSRYKFVWWSDKPFTTSSFIKAHNKAFEYFGGRPKEIVYDQDKVLVVSENNGDILYTEGFQNYLNSLKFKVYLCRKADPESKGKVEAVVKYAKNNFAKHRKFVDIESFNDDNLKWLERTGNKKVHETTKKVPAEVFALEKEHLMPIPTLFAESTDTKILTYLVRKNNTVFYKQNRYQVPIGTYSPGKEVNLSVKKDCIEIIDKDTNELIITHKIAKGKGQLVTIDHPDRQKSRKYSCDEMREKVLKSLGETDKAITFVDIIRAEKSRYFKDQSNLIIKTVTSENPSLVQKAIDYCVERKLYSAGMLKDTIQYFKEEEKRQLNKKYFKADISTPSKYQDLKPEIRSIEEYTNSLKGDSHSGEIGANQRKC, encoded by the coding sequence TTGAAGAGGTGGGATATGTTTGCCAAAATTAAAGAAAATAGGTCTAGGGGATTAAATAAATCCCAAGTTGCAAGGCTACTAGAGATTGACTACAAGACCGTATCAAAGTACTGGGATATGGAGTTTGATGAGTTTTCAGAGCTCCATAATACAGCTCAATCACGGAGAAAGAAGGTGGATAAATACAAAAAGCAAATTTTAGAATGGATTAAAGAATACCGAGATATGTCAGCCGCTCAGATTTATGATTGGCTTTTAGAAAAACATGGTGAGCTAGATTTTAAGGAAAGAACTCTAAGGCTCTATGTAAACAAGCTTAGAAAAGAATATGACTTGCCCAAAGTGACATCAGTTAGGCAGTATGAAGAAATAGAAAATCTTCCTATGGGGTATCAAGCTCAAGTTGATCTAGGAGAGATATGGCTTAAGACACATGATAATAAAAGAGTAAAAGCATATTGTTTTGGAATGGTTTTATCCCATTCAAGATACAAGTTCGTATGGTGGTCGGACAAGCCATTTACAACATCAAGTTTCATCAAAGCCCACAACAAAGCTTTTGAGTACTTTGGCGGCAGACCCAAAGAGATAGTTTATGATCAAGATAAAGTACTAGTAGTTTCTGAAAACAATGGAGATATATTATATACCGAAGGATTTCAAAATTATCTTAACTCTCTTAAGTTTAAAGTGTACCTTTGCAGAAAGGCTGATCCTGAAAGCAAAGGCAAAGTAGAAGCTGTAGTAAAGTATGCCAAGAATAACTTCGCTAAACATAGAAAATTTGTAGATATTGAATCCTTTAATGATGATAATCTAAAATGGCTAGAAAGAACCGGCAATAAAAAAGTCCATGAAACAACAAAGAAGGTACCGGCAGAAGTGTTTGCTCTGGAAAAGGAACACTTAATGCCAATACCTACCCTCTTTGCTGAATCAACTGATACTAAAATTTTAACCTATCTAGTAAGAAAAAACAATACAGTATTTTACAAACAAAACAGATATCAAGTACCCATAGGGACTTATTCACCAGGTAAAGAAGTTAATTTATCAGTTAAAAAAGATTGTATCGAAATAATTGATAAAGATACTAATGAGTTGATTATCACACATAAAATTGCTAAAGGAAAAGGTCAGCTAGTAACAATAGACCACCCAGATAGGCAAAAATCAAGAAAGTACAGTTGCGACGAAATGCGTGAGAAAGTTTTAAAAAGTTTAGGAGAAACTGATAAGGCAATAACGTTTGTTGATATCATTAGGGCTGAAAAATCTAGATACTTTAAAGATCAATCTAACCTAATAATTAAAACAGTGACATCTGAAAACCCGTCACTTGTACAAAAAGCTATTGATTACTGCGTTGAAAGAAAACTCTACAGCGCTGGCATGCTTAAGGATACAATCCAATACTTTAAGGAGGAAGAAAAACGACAACTTAATAAAAAGTACTTTAA
- a CDS encoding putative signal transducing protein, with translation MKCPNCKQKFDESKEFCQHCNLKKTDLKLVTVLKTSNPMTISFAKSILQDSKIKFITKGESIRAVYPLTNLGTVEFLVMKKDESEAKNILKEINETS, from the coding sequence GTGAAGTGTCCAAACTGTAAACAAAAATTTGATGAAAGTAAAGAGTTTTGTCAACATTGTAATCTAAAGAAAACAGATTTAAAGTTAGTAACTGTATTAAAGACCAGTAATCCAATGACTATTTCCTTTGCAAAATCAATTCTACAAGATAGTAAAATTAAATTTATCACTAAGGGTGAAAGCATCAGAGCGGTTTACCCTCTTACTAACTTGGGCACAGTAGAATTTTTGGTGATGAAAAAAGATGAATCTGAAGCTAAAAACATATTAAAAGAAATAAATGAAACATCTTAG
- a CDS encoding P1 family peptidase has translation MTKKQSIREYGVQIGNLSTGQKNSIADVEGVKVGHVTLKKGRINTGATAIIPHQDNIFLHKPIAASYVINGFGKSIGLTQINELGTLETPIILTNTFNVPAASDALIEYSLANNEDIGVKTGTVNPVVGECNDAYLNDIRGQHVNTSHVLEAIHNASSDFEQGDVGAGTGMSCYELKGGIGSASRVIKLGCHKYTLGVLVLSNFGRKKDLIIKGMSVGEELDHQEVDCYGEKGSVIVVLATDLPCSSRQLRRICKRVPLGLSRTGAYAFNGSGDIVLGFSTANKIEHYPKEELQEIKVVSEDKLNEFFRAAVEATEESVLNSMTFAETLIGRDGHKRISINEFLQNLL, from the coding sequence ATGACAAAAAAGCAAAGTATAAGAGAGTATGGTGTCCAAATAGGCAACTTATCTACTGGACAAAAAAATTCCATTGCTGATGTGGAAGGTGTTAAAGTAGGACATGTGACCTTGAAAAAAGGCAGAATAAATACAGGGGCAACTGCCATCATACCCCATCAAGACAACATTTTTTTACATAAACCCATAGCTGCTAGCTATGTAATAAATGGGTTTGGAAAGTCAATAGGTTTAACTCAAATTAATGAGCTTGGTACATTAGAAACGCCAATTATTTTGACAAATACATTTAATGTTCCCGCTGCCTCTGATGCTTTAATAGAATATTCTTTAGCAAATAATGAAGATATTGGTGTAAAAACAGGAACAGTAAATCCTGTTGTGGGTGAATGTAACGATGCTTACCTCAATGACATTAGAGGACAGCATGTAAACACATCCCATGTTTTAGAGGCTATACATAATGCTAGTTCAGACTTTGAGCAGGGAGATGTTGGAGCGGGAACTGGAATGAGTTGTTATGAATTAAAAGGTGGTATAGGAAGTGCTTCGAGGGTAATAAAGCTAGGATGTCATAAATACACTTTAGGTGTATTAGTTTTATCTAATTTTGGACGAAAAAAAGATCTCATAATTAAAGGGATGTCTGTAGGTGAAGAGTTAGACCATCAAGAAGTTGATTGTTATGGAGAAAAAGGTTCTGTTATAGTTGTTTTAGCAACGGATTTGCCTTGTAGTAGTAGACAGCTTAGACGAATTTGCAAAAGAGTACCTTTGGGTCTTTCCAGAACAGGGGCATATGCGTTCAATGGTAGTGGAGATATAGTACTTGGTTTTTCCACAGCAAATAAAATAGAACATTATCCTAAAGAAGAACTCCAAGAAATTAAGGTAGTTAGCGAGGACAAACTAAATGAATTCTTTAGGGCGGCAGTAGAAGCTACTGAAGAATCAGTGCTAAACTCAATGACTTTTGCAGAAACATTAATAGGGAGAGATGGGCATAAACGTATTTCAATAAATGAGTTTTTACAAAATTTACTTTAG
- a CDS encoding TIGR00266 family protein, producing MKYDIKGGNFPVVELSLSPGEKVYCETGAMSWITDGIDMQTSNKGGVFKGLGRALSGESFFLNTYTSTKEGDIAAFSSQVPGDIVPIDVEKTPVVAQKSVFLVAENSVQHKINFRKKLRTGFFGGEGFIMQKFYGEGLAFFETDGSVIQKELAPGERLRIDTGNVAMFETSVKMDTTMVKGFSNMLFGGEGLFLTTLTGPGKVWLQTMPISGLASSIIPFIPTDNSK from the coding sequence ATGAAGTATGATATTAAAGGTGGCAACTTTCCAGTGGTGGAATTATCTTTAAGTCCCGGTGAAAAAGTTTACTGTGAGACCGGTGCTATGTCTTGGATTACCGATGGTATTGATATGCAAACATCAAACAAAGGTGGAGTTTTTAAAGGTCTAGGGAGAGCATTATCGGGAGAGAGCTTTTTTTTAAATACCTATACCTCAACAAAGGAAGGGGATATTGCAGCCTTTTCTTCTCAAGTCCCTGGAGATATTGTCCCTATAGATGTGGAAAAGACCCCGGTTGTGGCACAAAAAAGTGTTTTTCTAGTTGCTGAAAATAGTGTTCAGCACAAAATCAATTTTCGGAAAAAATTAAGAACTGGTTTTTTTGGTGGCGAAGGATTTATTATGCAAAAATTTTATGGAGAGGGTTTAGCATTTTTTGAAACTGATGGAAGTGTTATACAAAAAGAGCTAGCTCCTGGAGAGAGGCTACGCATAGATACAGGTAATGTTGCTATGTTTGAAACCTCTGTAAAAATGGATACAACTATGGTAAAAGGGTTTAGCAATATGCTTTTTGGTGGCGAGGGACTGTTTTTGACAACCCTTACAGGCCCAGGTAAAGTATGGTTGCAAACAATGCCAATTTCAGGATTAGCATCTAGTATTATACCTTTTATTCCAACTGACAATAGTAAGTAA